The DNA window GCGACGATGGATGCGATCGAAGGCTCCTCGCGGCAGATCGCCGATATCATCAGCGTGATCGACGGCATCGCATTCCAGACCAACATCCTGGCGTTGAATGCGGCGGTGGAAGCGGCGCGTGCCGGCGAGCAGGGCCGCGGCTTCGCGGTGGTCGCCAGTGAAGTGCGCACGCTCGCGCAGCGGTCGGCGGCAGCGGCCAAGGAAATCAAATCGCTGATCGAGGCATCGGTGGAACAGGTGGGCCACGGTGCGCAGCGTGTGCGCCAGGCCGGCGACACCATGGCTGAGATCGTCGCTTCTGTGCAGCGCGTGACCGACATCATGGCCGAGATTTCGGCTGCTTCGCAGGAGCAGTCGGCCGGCATCGAGCAGGTCAGCCAGACCATCATCCAGATGGATGGCACCACCCAGCAGAATGCCGCGCTGGTGGAAGAAGCGAGTGCGGCGGCGCGCAGCCTGGAGCAGCAGGCGAACCGGTTGATCGACTCGGTGGATGTGTTCGATCTGTCGACCACGTCGACGGCAAAGGGTGTGCTGGCGCACGCGGCCTGAGTGTGTCGTGTGCCGGCCAGCGGCCGGCACTACCGGTAGTGCCGGCCGCTGGCCGGCAACCCACACAATGCATCAGCGCAGGTAATCCGATGCGGCCATCGCTTCACCCAGGTAATCCAGGAACGAGCTGATCCGCGCCGATACGGCCGTGTTGCGGTAGTACACCGCGTGGATCGGCTGGTACACATCCAGCGTCTGTGCGGCCAGCACCGGCACCAGCGTGCCGGCCGCGCGATCGCGTTCAGTCACGAAGTCGGACAGGCAAGTTATGCCCACGCCCTCCACCGCCAGCGTGCGCAGCGTCTCGCCGCTGGATACCGCGATATCCGGGCGCACCAGCAACTGCCCGTCGGCATCGCCCGGCAGCGGCCAGCGGTTCAGCGATTCCGGTTCGTTGAAGCTGAGCAGCGTGTGCTGGCCCAGCGCCGCCACGCTGGCCGGCTCGCCGTGCGCGGCGAGATAGCCCGGGCTGGCCAGCACCTGCAGCCGGCAGCGCCCCAGCGGCCGTGCATGCAGGGTGGAATCAGCCAGCGGGCCGATGCGGATCGCCAGGTCGGTACGCCGTTCCAGCAGGTCGATGTAGCGCTCGGAACTGTTCAACTCCAGCTGCACGTCCGGATAGCGCGCGCGGTAGCCAGCCACCAGCGGCGCGATCACG is part of the Stenotrophomonas lactitubi genome and encodes:
- a CDS encoding LysR family transcriptional regulator; amino-acid sequence: MKTTLDEMQAFLAVIDSGSISAAAEQLGQTPSGVSRALGRLEDKLGTTLLTRTTRRLHLTAEGEAYLRHARAIIDAVESAEEQMAARRERPAGRLRVDAAMPFVLHVIAPLVAGYRARYPDVQLELNSSERYIDLLERRTDLAIRIGPLADSTLHARPLGRCRLQVLASPGYLAAHGEPASVAALGQHTLLSFNEPESLNRWPLPGDADGQLLVRPDIAVSSGETLRTLAVEGVGITCLSDFVTERDRAAGTLVPVLAAQTLDVYQPIHAVYYRNTAVSARISSFLDYLGEAMAASDYLR